The Chthoniobacterales bacterium DNA window AACGTCGGTTTTGAGGATTTGCCGGACGCGCGGCAGGGCGCTGAGAAACTCGGCCACCATTTTCTCGGAACGCGCGTCGGGGCAATTCGGATCCCCCAGGCGCAGGCTTTTGCAGATCTCGACTTTGAGCGCATTGGCGACCACTGCGACGCGCTCGTTCGTCACCCTTTCCACGTGCTCCCGGAGGAGCGGCGCATCGTCGTGGAACCCCGGGAAAATGAGGCTGAGCAAGTCCTCGCAAATCTTCGCGATGGCGACCTTCGACGGGAGGTTGGCGCCGTCGAGATGGTTGATGCCACCCGACTCGTGGTAGGAGGCAATGAGTTGCTGCGCGATGTCTTCCACGTTAGTAGGCACCGACCGACACCGCGGTGAGATAGGTCTGGCAGTCGATGCCGGTGCGCTGGCGATATTCGCGGGTGAAACGCGCAATGATCGCGTCGGCCTTCGTTGGATCGATCAGCGAAACCGTCGCGCCGCCAAAGCCGCCGCCGGTCAGCCGCGAGCCGTAAACGCCGTCCGTCGTTTGCGCTATTTCCACAAGCGCATCCAACTCGGCTGTGCTGTTTTCAAAGTTGGTCCGCGAACTCTCGTGCGACTCAAACATCAATTTCCCAAATGCCGCACCGTCGCCCGCGCGCAGGTCTTCGACGCCGGCGAAGACGCGCTCGTTTTCGCCCGTGATATGCAGCGCGCGGCGGCGGGTCAGCTCGGGCATGTCGGCTTGGCGCAGTTGCTCGCTGGTGACGTCGCGGAGTGCTTTCACACCCAAAATGCGGGCTGCCTCGAAGCATTGTTCGCGGCGTTCGTTGTATTCGCCGCCGGTGAGCTGGTGCTTCACGCCGGAGTTCGTGATCAACAACGCCAGTCCCGGTGGAAACGCTACCGTGCTCACGGTTTCGGCACGGCAATCGAGATAGATCGCGGCATTTTCTTCTCCGAAAACCGACGATGCCTGGTCGAGCAGGCCGCAATTCACGCCGACAAATTCGTTTTCCGCCCGTCGGCAGAGCTTCGCCCGCGCCATGGGCTCCAGCGAGTAGCCGGATAATTTTTCGATCAAAAGACAGGTCGCGACTTCCAATGCGGCCGAACTCGACAGGCCAGCCCCGGTCGGCAGCGTGCTGGAAATTGACGCCGAAAACCCGGGCACCTCGTAGCCGTCCTCGAGTAACATGCGAATCACTCCGAGCGGATAATTGGCCCATTGATTCGTCGTCAACGGCTCGGGCCAGCGGTAGTCGAGGTCGTGGCGCACCTGCGGCCCGTCGGATTGCAAAAGCAGGATGCTGTTTCCAGAGAGATCGCCTG harbors:
- the galK gene encoding galactokinase — encoded protein: MQAYAPGRVELLGNHTDYNEGVVLAAAIDRGVTVTGDLSGNSILLLQSDGPQVRHDLDYRWPEPLTTNQWANYPLGVIRMLLEDGYEVPGFSASISSTLPTGAGLSSSAALEVATCLLIEKLSGYSLEPMARAKLCRRAENEFVGVNCGLLDQASSVFGEENAAIYLDCRAETVSTVAFPPGLALLITNSGVKHQLTGGEYNERREQCFEAARILGVKALRDVTSEQLRQADMPELTRRRALHITGENERVFAGVEDLRAGDGAAFGKLMFESHESSRTNFENSTAELDALVEIAQTTDGVYGSRLTGGGFGGATVSLIDPTKADAIIARFTREYRQRTGIDCQTYLTAVSVGAY